A genomic window from Deltaproteobacteria bacterium includes:
- a CDS encoding aminotransferase class V-fold PLP-dependent enzyme — protein sequence MEESFAYFHSRFQDLQRLHRFSRRGFLGHLLSSAALTTLPWSTLALATPSATPLKRGKGAAPDDERYWESVAREFLLRKNIAYMNTGTRGPSPRSVHLAQLDALNNVNADYFSFTKTGCNKAFLDALRGKLATFIGAKPTEVAFTSNTTEGMIFGTLGVDLKPGDEIVFTNHDYPWGGNPILHRAAREGLSVRIIDLADRKFHPPKNPDELLNAFDAALTPKTKLLSFCHINYTDGCVMPVKEICALARSKGVVTLVDGAQPPGMMKVNVHDLGCDMYAGPCHKWVLASMFTGFFYVREEMQERVWPTMFAGAVNGKTMYGQPPPQTMAEACVGAAKYEYHGSIDYPAKFAMNAALDFHNQIMPEAIEARDRYLARRLLNGLRAIDGVDVYSSDDSRLSCALVAFTVKDVKTTQLVDLLWERHGIYIRNVTHEEIGWDVNRASLHIMVTAKQVDNLLGAITEVAKRKG from the coding sequence CTCGCGTCGCGGTTTTTTGGGACACCTACTCAGTAGTGCTGCCTTGACTACTCTGCCATGGAGTACGCTAGCGTTAGCCACTCCATCAGCAACGCCACTCAAGCGAGGGAAAGGAGCTGCACCTGATGACGAGCGCTACTGGGAGTCAGTGGCAAGAGAATTTTTACTGCGCAAAAACATCGCATATATGAACACTGGCACGCGTGGACCGTCACCGCGCAGTGTGCATCTCGCGCAGCTTGACGCGCTCAATAATGTCAACGCTGATTACTTCAGTTTCACTAAGACTGGCTGTAATAAGGCGTTCTTGGATGCCTTACGCGGTAAGTTGGCGACGTTCATTGGTGCAAAACCAACGGAGGTTGCTTTTACCAGTAATACGACAGAGGGAATGATCTTTGGCACGCTTGGTGTTGATCTCAAACCAGGAGATGAGATTGTCTTTACCAATCATGACTACCCCTGGGGCGGGAATCCAATTCTGCACCGGGCTGCACGAGAAGGCCTGTCGGTTCGCATCATCGACCTCGCTGATCGAAAGTTTCATCCACCAAAGAATCCTGACGAGTTGCTGAACGCATTTGACGCGGCGCTGACGCCGAAGACAAAACTGTTGAGCTTCTGTCATATCAACTACACCGATGGCTGTGTCATGCCGGTCAAAGAGATTTGCGCACTCGCACGGTCCAAAGGCGTAGTCACACTGGTCGATGGCGCGCAGCCGCCAGGGATGATGAAAGTCAATGTGCATGACCTCGGATGCGACATGTATGCTGGTCCCTGTCATAAATGGGTTCTGGCTTCGATGTTCACCGGCTTTTTCTATGTGCGCGAAGAGATGCAAGAGCGCGTCTGGCCAACGATGTTCGCGGGTGCGGTCAATGGCAAGACGATGTACGGTCAACCGCCACCGCAAACGATGGCCGAGGCCTGTGTCGGTGCAGCCAAGTATGAGTACCACGGCTCGATCGACTATCCGGCCAAATTCGCGATGAATGCGGCACTCGATTTTCATAATCAGATTATGCCCGAAGCGATTGAAGCGCGCGATCGCTATCTTGCGCGTCGGCTCTTGAACGGTCTGCGGGCTATCGACGGTGTCGACGTGTACTCATCGGACGATTCGCGTTTGAGCTGTGCGCTAGTAGCGTTTACGGTAAAAGATGTGAAAACCACACAGTTAGTTGATTTGTTGTGGGAACGTCATGGTATCTATATCCGGAATGTGACGCACGAAGAAATTGGTTGGGATGTCAATCGGGCGTCACTTCATATTATGGTGACGGCGAAGCAAGTGGACAATTTGCTGGGAGCGATTACGGAGGTGGCGAAGAGGAAAGGGTAG
- a CDS encoding RidA family protein — protein sequence MFLGIVMSPFLLSAQQSPTPEQRLQELGLTLPVPAKPVANFVTAVRTGNLIFLAGHGPCGEASDKVKGKVGKDRSIEEGYEAARQTALCLLATLKAEITDLNRVKRIVRVFGMVNATDTFDKHPQVINGCSDLLVGVFGERGKHARAAVGMASLPFHWTVEIEMVVEVEEP from the coding sequence ATGTTCCTTGGAATAGTCATGTCTCCCTTTCTTCTTTCTGCCCAACAAAGCCCAACTCCCGAACAACGCCTCCAAGAACTCGGCCTCACACTTCCAGTTCCTGCCAAACCGGTGGCGAACTTTGTCACGGCAGTACGCACTGGCAACCTCATCTTTCTGGCTGGTCACGGTCCTTGTGGTGAAGCGAGTGACAAAGTCAAAGGTAAGGTTGGCAAAGATCGATCGATTGAGGAAGGTTATGAGGCAGCACGGCAAACTGCCTTGTGCCTGCTGGCAACGTTAAAAGCCGAGATCACAGACCTCAATCGCGTCAAACGCATCGTACGCGTTTTCGGCATGGTCAACGCCACCGATACTTTTGACAAGCATCCACAGGTGATCAACGGTTGTTCAGATCTGTTGGTAGGAGTGTTCGGTGAACGCGGGAAACACGCCCGTGCTGCAGTTGGTATGGCATCACTCCCGTTTCATTGGACGGTGGAGATTGAGATGGTGGTGGAAGTGGAGGAACCATGA